One window of the Amycolatopsis mediterranei genome contains the following:
- a CDS encoding cation acetate symporter — MTNIAAGVEGSNPLLNILIFAAFVLITLVIVFRASRNTKTASDYYAAGRAFTGPQNGIAISGDYLSAASFLGIAGAIAINGYDGFLYSIGFLVAWLVALLLVAELLRNTGKFTMGDVLAFRMKQRPVRAAAATSTLIVSFFYLLAQMAGAGGLVALLLGVEGKGAQALVIAVVGVIMIAYVLIGGMKGTTWVQIIKAALLIVGALVITLWVLGKYGFNFSQLLQAAVDKAGKAGQTLLGPGKQYGATGTSKLDFLSLGIALVLGTAGLPHVLMRFYTVPTARDARRSVVWAIVLIGVFYLFTLVLGYGAGALVGPDTIKKAPGGVNSAAPLLALELGGPVLLGLISAVAFATILAVVAGLTITASASFAHDVYANVVKRGKTSPDSEVKVARITAVVIGALAIGGGILANGQNVAFLVALAFAVAASANLPTILYSLFWKRFNTQGALWSIYGGLAITIVLIVFSPAVSGKSTSMIKSVDFAWFPLSNPGLVSIPAAFILGWLGTVLSKEHNEKKYAEMEVRSLTGAGAEKAVVH; from the coding sequence ATGACGAACATCGCCGCGGGCGTGGAAGGCAGCAACCCGCTCCTCAACATCCTCATCTTCGCCGCCTTCGTGCTCATCACCCTGGTGATCGTGTTCCGGGCCAGCCGCAACACGAAGACGGCCTCGGACTACTACGCCGCCGGCCGCGCGTTCACCGGCCCGCAGAACGGCATCGCCATTTCGGGTGACTACCTGTCGGCGGCGTCGTTCCTCGGCATCGCCGGCGCGATCGCCATCAACGGCTACGACGGCTTCCTCTACTCCATCGGCTTCCTGGTGGCGTGGCTCGTCGCGCTGCTGCTGGTCGCGGAACTGCTGCGCAACACCGGCAAGTTCACGATGGGCGACGTCCTGGCGTTCCGGATGAAGCAGCGCCCGGTGCGGGCCGCGGCCGCGACGTCGACGCTGATCGTGTCGTTCTTCTACCTGCTCGCGCAGATGGCGGGCGCGGGTGGTCTCGTCGCGCTGCTGCTCGGCGTCGAAGGCAAGGGCGCGCAGGCACTGGTGATCGCCGTCGTCGGCGTGATCATGATCGCCTACGTGCTGATCGGCGGCATGAAGGGCACCACCTGGGTGCAGATCATCAAGGCCGCGCTGCTCATCGTCGGCGCGCTCGTGATCACGCTCTGGGTGCTCGGCAAGTACGGCTTCAACTTCTCCCAGCTGCTGCAGGCCGCGGTCGACAAGGCGGGCAAGGCCGGGCAGACGTTGCTCGGCCCGGGCAAGCAGTACGGCGCCACCGGAACGTCCAAGCTCGACTTCCTCTCCCTCGGCATCGCGCTGGTGCTGGGCACGGCGGGCCTGCCGCACGTCCTGATGCGCTTCTACACCGTGCCGACCGCCCGCGACGCCCGTCGCTCGGTGGTCTGGGCGATCGTGCTGATCGGCGTGTTCTACCTGTTCACGCTGGTGCTGGGCTACGGCGCCGGTGCGCTGGTCGGGCCGGACACGATCAAGAAGGCACCGGGCGGGGTCAACTCCGCGGCTCCGCTGCTCGCGCTCGAACTGGGCGGGCCGGTGCTGCTGGGCCTGATCTCCGCGGTCGCCTTCGCGACGATCCTCGCGGTGGTCGCCGGCCTGACGATCACGGCCTCGGCGTCCTTCGCCCACGACGTCTACGCGAACGTCGTCAAGCGGGGCAAGACGTCGCCGGACTCGGAGGTCAAGGTCGCCCGGATCACCGCGGTGGTGATCGGCGCCCTCGCCATCGGCGGCGGCATCCTGGCCAACGGGCAGAACGTGGCGTTCCTGGTCGCGCTGGCCTTCGCGGTCGCGGCGTCGGCGAACCTGCCGACGATCCTCTACTCGCTGTTCTGGAAGCGGTTCAACACCCAGGGCGCGCTGTGGTCGATCTACGGCGGCCTGGCCATCACGATCGTGCTGATCGTCTTCTCGCCGGCGGTGTCCGGCAAGAGCACGTCGATGATCAAGAGCGTGGACTTCGCCTGGTTCCCGCTGAGCAACCCGGGCCTCGTTTCGATCCCGGCCGCGTTCATCCTGGGCTGGCTGGGCACGGTCCTGTCCAAGGAGCACAACGAGAAGAAGTACGCCGAAATGGAGGTCCGCTCCCTGACCGGCGCGGGCGCCGAGAAGGCCGTGGTCCACTAA